In Hyla sarda isolate aHylSar1 chromosome 12, aHylSar1.hap1, whole genome shotgun sequence, a genomic segment contains:
- the CIMIP1 gene encoding uncharacterized protein C20orf85 homolog isoform X2, with product MKAHVKKELETTKSWPENWGFLTTPYNESRTENIMEAKETAPKSKVPDHMNVRIVTPMEQYIKVDPSPALPQTTQGLIGWRSTVPSLQLERYGKTRHLKGDFCKSMSWPAEGIA from the exons GAAAGCACATGTGAAAAAAGAACTGGAAACAACAAAGTCATGGCCGGAGAACTGGGGCTTCCTCACCACACCTTACAATGAG tcGAGAACTGAAAACATCATGGAAGCTAAAGAGACAGCACCAAAAAGCAAAGTCCCTGACCACATGAACGTTCGGATAGTGACTCCAATGGAACAGTACATTAAG GTTGACCCATCACCTGCCCTTCCCCAGACAACCCAAGGCTTGATTGGCTGGAGATCGACTGTCCCATCCCTACAACTGGAACGTTACGGCAAAACCCGGCATCTCAAGGGCGACTTTTGCAAGAGTATGAGCTGGCCGGCAGAAGGGATCGCCTAA